A window of Microcoleus sp. bin38.metabat.b11b12b14.051 genomic DNA:
TTCCTAGGAAAAACACAAATTTTAGGGCTGCTTTCTGAGGAAAATCTTGATTCTATGTCATGTTAGTAGTTGCCAGTAGAATGCTTTAAATATTAGTTTAAATCTCCTAAAATGTATAAAGTATAACAAATGTCTATAAATTTATTAATTTTATAGGCGAGAGCCATCAAGTAAGTTTTTAATGATATGCTTGCTAGATAAGTTAAGCTTTGCTGCGGTATTATGCTGCTGTCTAGATTTAGATCGCTCGCGCAGATGAAAACACTACCCCCGTATAGAATATGATCCTCCTTCAACAATCCGCGTCGCTCCGCTCAGCTTTCCAAAATCAAGTAGACAAAAATATATCAGCCAAGCGAGAAGAATTTCAAGATCATTTAGGCGATGGCTTTTTGAGTTCGTTGGGAGGAGTTGTCTTTGACATTCGCCAATTTAAGAATCAGCTCAAAGGCAGTATGGGAGAGGAACTTATCTCGCTGCTCCTTCAATCTATGCCGGATACCTGGACGATGTTCAACAATGCTTTGATACCTGCTGCCATGGGAAGGCTAACAGAAATAGACCTTTTAATAGTTGGTTCTGGCGGTGTTTTTTTAGTGGAAGTGAAAACTTGGAACGGGTCATTCAGCGCCTACAAGGATAAGTGGAAAAGACGCGAAAGGGACAAATGGGTAGCAGTTGCCAAAAGTCCTACTTCTCAAAGTGCCTTTCATCGGAAAATGTTTGAGCAGTGGATTGCATCT
This region includes:
- a CDS encoding nuclease-related domain-containing protein — encoded protein: MILLQQSASLRSAFQNQVDKNISAKREEFQDHLGDGFLSSLGGVVFDIRQFKNQLKGSMGEELISLLLQSMPDTWTMFNNALIPAAMGRLTEIDLLIVGSGGVFLVEVKTWNGSFSAYKDKWKRRERDKWVAVAKSPTSQSAFHRKMFEQWIASEVPNFPNNTIVAPVIFTVARWVGTTDCSVPVLHGFSALQKMLVNSPNCLSADQISRISTAVANYTIPTQSANLKPIIKRKKIGDN